The proteins below come from a single Larimichthys crocea isolate SSNF chromosome XIV, L_crocea_2.0, whole genome shotgun sequence genomic window:
- the zbtb4 gene encoding uncharacterized protein zbtb4 has product MVSGEKVWDPLHVGLLQSRLSEQHLATGLTPLCNLAHSATKDTACHQSQRPSPLSSLPLSLVAVDTLNPVRTSSRFHPTPVNYCGSSKIDHCLGVASQPDDDEGEEEEGEAEQLEMKGKRHGGRGEAMMEDRLEDMADGPKNAKITLSFPLSAAPLPASLTSPNHCRSSSSSSPSPHRRRPSSKSSDEGSLWKLDATMDVKHRPFKPPRHDTSPSSSPSSSSSPMTVHALIRKDIKSPPPLKCSKLNPETQFHRSPPRSSSGSLGSGYGGDGWDERHRLANGTASPSQTAQILFSLGTSAYQRGGDAERREKITGRPSGKVGSPHGPSLHPPTLHLPPPLPPPPPPPSEGLTAPPHSSSYSPTDSLKPELICGVCHRLFSSASSLTVHMRLHRGSRALSCRYCGKVFIHSKRLQSHEASCRVAGLPSNSLGPPSLTVQPKEEPLEEGEVRVEGGVIVGETDIGKARPGKKARSLLARIQGDDAAATELLEGDEHHFVKVVDGNVIYFCSVCERSYMTLSSLKRHSNVHSWRRRYPCHYCDKVFALAEYRTKHEVWHTGERRYQCIFCWDAFATYYNLKTHQKAIHGINPSLISSEKTANGGYKQKANALKLYRLLPMRSQKRPYKTYSDSLHNGLLLPPTETPSLSLPGLGCSLGPGDLQSLISGAHPQSVKPDPDAFPDGFPVSLAAEHRDLTASTPLPQMDMPQVRKHDSEAPELEQGRGSGSFKMSSSSSKTKTPKTSRGTETTMPSVITYGHTKPSVIVHGTAVSSSVIVHSNQVTSGSEKSPMNSPSPETSSISQTSHKGSPRPIKKQRDSADSHRKRSRDSSDTTEERSRGRQDAETGRLFHKSRKSHSKSDISNSKQLSASVGSQVKEAGPLCQITVRIGEEAIVKRSISETDLRRDKSLSPPKNKRSETSSVRDAKEPRHSHSHHHHHKHRLHRRASLEAEGDKEGGECEEEEEEEEEEEEEEEVRKKSSKSPDGVREYYFRQEVREQDSDNDTEDNLWRPYYSYKPKRKAQAHLQRVKSWQRKLKFKRSIRLKRRAERLKNHVNKDTDKSQDEEEDGKIEEAEKTSRTNRDKGERKKKDYLSAPLKEKNKDAEEQVKEACHEVSTPLHSSKPPVSTSVAPTGIKRRPWTNGNAAECGTCGRWFSSPRKRDKHELSHLLEFVCLFCRATFPSRDKLEDHQRAQHPKPTEAPSVPPKVALGEQVEGVGVKSVPEIAKYDEERGGQVGLAGCNSSPSRLSRRALSRHTCPQCHKVCKTSSALTRHIRRHELSSSPEREKEDKDPEPKTPEAVVNRDSETKKGQTTSALSVSVISYSTPDPPGSGDCLASRQHEDHLSQLTDEHRMSGSGDKPEHVNLNLTELTHHAPEREPSPQVTVPPLESPVNLTPTKHEFTPAAPSALHSVLVMNGPECLDYRTPSKKNLDSQIHRIPSPVHIVASTNTSPNVPVTSQTRITTAAPPVSMTTALSSEGGFMKRDGVIMDRERQGGNGLFLRTGYEESPLVQDLRVQSLSRSPSPNEAQDLTMSSILAREREIERQREKERELERQREREREKEMVKEREKEIERAPQMSRVAHAPEEQISLLVPKEEPLSPVPSPQHIPTQTTMNGPSSHRHTPHKSPCRSPSAIGLLAQANRQVHSSSQGLDRLTLPTGAAGAGDRPSAHALLLPRAPQPPEPEHQDTVSSRDSQQGDATPVGYPSQNYPLPLIVPDSYRSGKKQEENLLMSSYPAGALPFGPLGKMMVPNGGDLAKLPFYPDPYQLLYGPQLLAYPYNLAALPVALNMMAPGGDKVEPLPFLPAIFNYAATAGPYMGAAPHPLVANPSLYSGGSGGGGKKQRDSSGGKP; this is encoded by the coding sequence ATGGTGTCCGGTGAGAAGGTGTGGGACCCCCTCCATGTGGGCCTTCTTCAGTCACGTCTGAGCGAGCAACACCTGGCTACTGGGCTAACTCCCCTCTGCAACCTCGCACATAGTGCAACTAAGGACACCGCGTGCCACCAGAGTCAGCGGCCGTCACCTTTGTCTTCCCTGCCGCTGTCATTAGTGGCTGTAGACACCCTTAATCCAGTTCGGACCTCCTCACGGTTTCACCCCACGCCTGTCAATTACTGCGGCTCGAGCAAGATCGACCACTGTCTTGGAGTGGCCTCTCAGCCTGACGACGacgaaggggaggaggaggaaggggaagcTGAGCAGTTGGAGATGAAAGGTAAAAGGCATGGGGGCCGGGGAGAGGCCATGATGGAGGACAGGCTGGAGGACATGGCTGATGGacctaaaaatgcaaaaatcacCCTAAGCTTCCCACTCAGCGCCGCCCCCCTTCCAGCTTCACTCACATCTCCAAACCATTGTCGTAGCTCCTCCTCATCGTCCCCTTCCCCTCACCGACGGCGGCCATCCTCCAAGAGCTCCGATGAGGGCTCGCTGTGGAAACTGGATGCTACCATGGACGTAAAACACAGACCTTTTAAACCCCCGAGGCACGACACGTCTCCGTCCTCTTcaccgtcctcctcctcatctcccatGACTGTTCATGCACTCATTAGGAAGGATATAAAATCCCCGCCTCCTCTCAAGTGCTCCAAACTCAATCCAGAGACTCAGTTTCACAGGTCGCCTCCGAGATCCTCCAGCGGGTCTTTAGGGAGCGGTTACGGCGGTGATGGATGGGATGAGAGGCACAGGTTGGCCAACGGTACAGCCTCACCTTCTCAGACTGCCCAGATCCTCTTCAGTCTGGGCACGTCAGCCTATCAGAGAGGCGGGGacgcagagaggagagagaaaataacaggACGACCATCTGGGAAAGTGGGAAGCCCTCACGGACCAAGTCTACACCCACCCACCCTTCACCTTCCTCCCCCCTtacctccaccccctcctcccccatccGAGGGCCTCACCGCACCCCCCCACTCGTCCTCCTACTCCCCTACCGACAGCCTGAAGCCCGAGCTGATTTGCGGGGTTTGCCATCGGCTTTTCAGCTCGGCCTCCTCCCTGACGGTCCACATGCGGCTGCATCGTGGCAGCCGCGCCCTCAGTTGCCGCTACTGTGGCAAAGTCTTCATCCACAGCAAGAGACTGCAATCCCACGAGGCCTCCTGCAGGGTGGCAGGCCTACCCTCCAACAGCCTGGGCCCTCCGTCACTCACCGTGCAGCCGAAGGAGGAGCCGCTCGAGGAGGGCGAGGTGAGAGTGGAGGGGGGAGTGATTGTGGGAGAAACAGACATCGGTAAGGCGCGGCCAGGGAAGAAAGCGCGGAGCCTCCTGGCACGTATCCAAGGTGATGATGCAGCAGCCACAGAGCTACTGGAGGGTGATGAGCACCATTTTGTGAAGGTGGTAGATGGCAATGTCATTTACTTCTGCTCCGTGTGCGAGCGCTCCTACATGACTCTATCCAGCCTGAAGCGTCACTCTAACGTACACTCCTGGCGCCGCAGATATCCATGCCACTACTGCGACAAGGTCTTTGCCCTGGCCGAGTACCGCACAAAGCACGAGGTGTGGCACACGGGAGAGCGCCGCTACCAGTGCATCTTCTGCTGGGATGCCTTCGCCACCTACTACAATCTCAAAACACACCAGAAGGCCATTCACGGGATTAATCCCAGTCTCATCTCCAGTGAAAAGACAGCTAACGGGGGTTATAAGCAGAAAGCGAACGCCCTCAAGCTCTACCGCCTTCTCCCCATGCGATCCCAGAAGAGACCCTACAAGACCTACAGTGACAGTTTGCATAATGGCCTTCTACTGCCACCGACCGAAACACCTTCCCTCTCCTTGCCTGGCCTGGGCTGTTCTCTGGGCCCTGGGGACCTACAAAGCCTCATCAGTGGGGCCCACCCTCAGAGTGTAAAGCCTGACCCAGATGCCTTCCCTGATGGCTTCCCTGTTTCTTTGGCGGCTGAGCACAGGGACCTCACCGCATCAACACCCCTCCCCCAAATGGACATGCCCCAAGTTAGAAAACATGACAGTGAGGCCCCAGAGTTAGAGCAGGGGAGAGGCAGTGGGAGCTTCAAAATGTCTAGTAGCAGCAGCAAAACCAAAACTCCCAAGACTAGCAGAGGCACAGAAACAACCATGCCTTCTGTGATAACATACGGCCATACGAAACCGTCTGTCATAGTTCATGGCACCGCCGTCTCATCCTCTGTCATCGTGCATAGCAACCAGGTCACCTCCGGAAGTGAAAAAAGCCCAATGAACAGCCCGTCCCCTGAAACCAGCAGCATCAGTCAGACTTCACACAAAGGCAGTCCCAGGCCGATCAAGAAGCAAAGAGATAGCGCAGATAGCCACAGAAAGAGGTCAAGAGACAGTTCAGACACCACAGAGGAGCGCTCAAGAGGTAGACAGGACGCAGAGACAGGCAGATTATTTCACAAATCACGCAAGTCCCACAGCAAAAGTGACATCTCCAACTCAAAGCAGCTGTCAGCATCTGTAGGGTCACAGGTCAAAGAGGCAGGGCCCCTGTGCCAGATTACTGTGCGTATTGGGGAGGAAGCAATAGTGAAGCGCAGCATCTCCGAGACAGACCTGAGGAGAGACAAGAGCCTTTCTCCCCCCAAAAACAAACGGAGTGAAACATCGTCTGTGCGGGATGCCAAGGAACCACGTCACTCTCACtcccaccatcatcaccacaaaCACCGCCTCCACCGCAGAGCCAGCCTGGAAGCAGAGGGTGATAAGGAAGGAGGAgaatgtgaggaggaagaggaggaggaggaggaggaggaagaggaggaggaggtcaggaaAAAGAGCTCCAAGTCCCCCGACGGAGTGAGGGAGTACTACTTCCGTCAGGAGGTGCGAGAGCAGGACAGTGACAATGACACAGAGGATAATTTATGGCGGCCTTACTACTCCTACAAGCCTAAGAGAAAGGCCCAAGCGCACCTACAGAGGGTCAAGAGCTGGCAGAGAAAACTGAAGTTCAAGCGCTCCATCCGGCTGAAGAGGAGGGCAGAGAGGCTCAAGAACCACGTGAACAAAGACACGGACAAATCgcaagatgaggaagaggacggGAAGATCGAGGAAGCCGAGAAAACGTCAAGAACTAACAGAGacaagggagagaggaaaaagaaagactaTCTCTCGGCCCCtttaaaggagaaaaacaaagatgcagAGGAACAAGTTAAGGAGGCCTGTCACGAGGTTTCCACTCCTCTGCACTCTTCAAAGCCTCCTGTGTCTACCTCAGTGGCTCCTACGGGAATAAAGCGGCGGCCTTGGACTAATGGGAACGCAGCAGAGTGTGGTACATGTGGCCGCTGGTTCTCAAGCCCCAGGAAGCGAGACAAACACGAGCTGAGCCATCTGCTCGAGTTTGTATGCCTCTTCTGCCGAGCCACTTTCCCCTCAAGGGATAAGTTGGAAGACCACCAGAGAGCGCAGCATCCCAAGCCCACCGAGGCGCCCTCTGTACCCCCTAAAGTGGCACTTGGCGAGCAAGTCGAAGGGGTCGGTGTTAAATCTGTGCCCGAGATCGCAAAGTATGATGAAGAAAGGGGGGGGCAAGTAGGCTTAGCAGGGTGTAACTCTAGTCCGAGTCGCCTCAGCAGAAGAGCATTATCACGACACACCTGTCCACAGTGTCACAAGGTGTGCAAGACGTCTTCAGCGCTAACTCGCCACATCCGACGCCACGAGTTAAGCAGttcaccagagagagaaaaggaagataAAGACCCAGAGCCAAAAACTCCAGAAGCAGTTGTTAACAGAGACTCAGAGACTAAAAAAGGACAGACTACCagtgctctctctgtttcagtcaTCAGCTATTCAACACCTGACCCGCCCGGCAGCGGTGACTGTTTGGCATCGCGGCAGCACGAGGACCACCTCAGTCAGCTGACGGATGAACATCGGATGTCAGGATCCGGCGATAAACCTGAACACGTGAACTTAAACCTGACAGAGCTCACACATCACGCTCCAGAGAGAGAGCCCAGCCCACAAGTCACAGTCCCTCCATTAGAAAGCCCGGTCAACCTTACACCCACTAAACACGAATTCACGCCTGCCGCGCCCTCTGCTCTCCACAGTGTGCTAGTCATGAATGGGCCCGAATGTTTGGACTACCGCACCCCCAGCAAAAAGAACCTAGACAGCCAGATCCACAGAATACCCAGCCCTGTGCACATCGTGGCATCCACCAACACCTCTCCAAATGTGCCTGTGACGTCACAGACCAGAATAaccactgctgctcctcctgtttccatgacaacagctCTGAGCTCCGAGGGGGGATTCATGAAACGGGATGGGGTCATtatggacagagagaggcagggcGGGAACGGTTTATTTCTGCGCACAGGTTACGAGGAATCACCTCTGGTCCAAGATCTCAGAGTTCAGTCGCTGTCCAGAAGTCCCTCTCCCAACGAAGCACAAGACCTGACCATGTCCTCTATTCTAgctagagagagggagatagagaggcaacgagagaaagagagggagctggagagacagagagagagggagagggagaaagaaatggtgaaggagagagaaaaagagatagagagggCCCCGCAAATGAGTAGAGTTGCACACGCCCCAGAGGAGCAGATTTCTCTGTTGGTCCCTAAAGAGGAGCCCTTGAGTCCTGTGCCGTCCCCCCAGCATATCCCCACTCAAACCACTATGAATGGACCCTCCTCACACAGGCACACTCCCCACAAGTCCCCCTGCCGGTCCCCCTCAGCTATCGGACTGTTAGCTCAAGCCAACCGTCAGGTTCACTCCAGTTCACAGGGACTGGACAGGCTCACACTGCCCACTGGAGCAGCTGGTGCCGGTGACCGCCCCTCTGCCCACGCTCTGCTTCTTCCTCGAGCTCCCCAACCACCTGAGCCGGAGCACCAGGACACTGTTTCTTCCAGAGATTCCCAGCAGGGTGACGCCACCCCGGTGGGCTACCCTTCCCAGAATTATCCCCTACCCCTTATTGTGCCAGACAGCTACCGCTCTGGTAAGAAGCAGGAGGAAAACCTGCTCATGTCCTCCTATCCTGCTGGGGCTCTTCCCTTTGGCCCACTGGGAAAAATGATGGTTCCTAATGGCGGGGATCTGGCTAAGCTGCCATTTTATCCGGACCCTTACCAGCTGCTCTACGGCCCCCAGCTGCTGGCTTACCCTTACAACCTGGCGGCTCTTCCTGTGGCTCTGAACATGATGGCACCTGGAGGGGACAAGGTGGAGCCTCTACCTTTTCTCCCCGCCATCTTCAACTACGCCGCCACCGCTGGACCCTACATGGGCGCAGCCCCTCACCCACTGGTGGCGAATCCCAGCCTCTACagcggcggcagcggcggcggcggcaagAAGCAGCGAGACAGCAGCGGCGGCAAACCGTAG
- the shbg gene encoding sex hormone-binding globulin, protein MAVFWKAMAGGLLFALSLTLLGWGVEGQSKNKVSGSSAFYLGQERDIWRPLIQTAVNVSNIRSIKSTFQFHTFDPEGVIFYGDTKDGKDWFVLSLKDGLPLMQISKGDILLSVTGGNKLNDGKWHTLEVSNHGKFVILEVDGLKGLVVGMQSQQPEEALSGELRLALGGILIEKEKLIVEFEPRMDGCVREGNWLNLSVPWEAEVDNLWPCSGNVQPGSYFSGTGFSYFSASDFPVADDAVRVEFWGNFSKMDGTIMSLMAPGNKLMFSLVANSKEQELTVEFANGGAVGASLSIDFKRVAVIFHADSLEIHRYTAESRGGTSTVSLASHLMTLWREGRLAIGGLLGEAEDNVGSKFLRGCLERIQIQGKDLDLDTSVRHKSIIPHSCPL, encoded by the exons ATGGCTGTGTTTTGGAAAGCGATGGCAGGTGGACTGCTGTTCGCTCTGAGTCTCACGCTGCTGGGGTGGGGAGTCGAGGGGCAGTCTAAG aacaAAGTATCAGGCAGTTCTGCCTTCTACCTCGGCCAGGAAAGAGACATCTGGAGGCCACTGATCCAGACAGCAGTCAACGTCAGTAACATCAGGAG tatCAAGTCAACCTTTCAGTTTCATACGTTTGACCCAGAAGGTGTCATTTTTTACGGAGACACCAAAGATGGGAAGGACTGGTTTGTTCTGTCCCTGAAAGACGGCCTACCTCTGATGCAGATCAGCAAAGGAGACATCCTCCTCAGCGTGACAGGCGGCAACAAACTCAACGATGGAAAATGGCACACA CTGGAGGTGAGCAACCATGGGAAGTTTGTGATTCTAGAGGTGGACGGCCTCAAAGGGCTGGTGGTGGGAATGCAGTCCCAACAGCCAGAGGAAGCCCTTTCAGGGGAACTTCGACTGGCCCTTGGCGGGATCCTGATCGAAAAGGAAAAGTTGATCGTTGAG TTCGAGCCGCGGATGGATGGCTGTGTGCGGGAAGGGAACTGGCTAAACCTCAGTGTCCCCTGGGAGGCAGAGGTGGATAACTTATGGCCATGCAGTGGCAACGTGCAGCCTGGCAGCTACTTCTCTGGCACTGGATTTTCCTATTTCAGCGCCTCAG atttccctgttgctgatgatgctgtcagggttgaattttggggaaatttCAGTAAGATGGATGGAACCATTATGAGCCTCATGGCTCCTGGGAATAAGCTTATGTTCAGTTTAGTGGCCAATAGTAAAGAACAG GAGCTCACTGTCGAATTTGCGAATGGAGGTGCCGTTGGTGCCAGTTTGTCAATCGATTTCAAGAGAGTGGCGGTAATCTTTCATGCAGATTCTCTAGAAATTCATCGATATACTGCTGAATCAAGAGGTGGTACATCGACTGTCAGTCTAGCGTCCCACCTTATGACCTTATGGAGAGAGGGTCGTTTGGCCATTGGAGGTCTCCTAG GTGAGGCTGAGGACAACGTCGGCTCTAAGTTTTTGAGAGGCTGTCTGGAGAGGATCCAGATCCAGGGGAAGGATTTGGACCTGGATACATCTGTCAGACACAAGTCAATCATCCCTCACAGCTGCCCTTTATAA